A stretch of DNA from Yoonia sp. BS5-3:
GCCGCTGAGCGCGCAGGCCAGTATCGCCCCCGATCAGCTGATCCTGCCCCATCCCCGCTTGCAAGACCGATCTTTTGTACTGGTCCCCCTGGCCGATATTGCCCCCGACTGGCATCATCCTTTACTCGATCTGACCGTGACGCAGTTGCGCGATGCCTGCCCAGAGGAAGATCGTTCAAGCGTCGTTTTGCTAACTTGATTCGCATGCTCAGGTCGCGGCGCCGGGCAAATTTCTAGAAATTTGCCCTGACATACCATGCTTTCTGGGGCCAGAACCCCTTGTCAATATCGGGCAGACGTTCTACTTAGGCCACTTCTGACCCCCATTTGCATGTTGGAGTACGTCCATGGCCCGCGTCACCGTAGAAGATTGCGTCGATAAAGTTCCTAACCGGTTTGAGCTGGTGATGCTTGCGGCCCATCGTGCGCGCGAGGTGTCGGCCGGTGCTGCCATCACGGTAAACCGCGACAATGACAAGAACCCTGTTGTTGCCCTGCGCGAGATTGCCGAAGAGACCCAACAAGCCGATGACCTGCGCGAGCGCATGATCGAAAGCAACCAGACCCAGATCGAAGTGGATGAGCCTGAAGAGGATA
This window harbors:
- the rpoZ gene encoding DNA-directed RNA polymerase subunit omega, whose protein sequence is MARVTVEDCVDKVPNRFELVMLAAHRAREVSAGAAITVNRDNDKNPVVALREIAEETQQADDLRERMIESNQTQIEVDEPEEDSMSLLMGAETDKPVEDDMSEEKLLRALMDAQGQR